The following are encoded together in the Juglans microcarpa x Juglans regia isolate MS1-56 chromosome 2D, Jm3101_v1.0, whole genome shotgun sequence genome:
- the LOC121248752 gene encoding transcription factor MYB74-like, translating to MGRTPCCDKDGLKKGPWTPEEDLKLINYIQLHGPGNWRTLPKNAELQRCGKSCRLRWTNYLRPDIKRGRFSFEEEETIIQLHCILGNKWSAIAARLPGRTDNEIKNYWNTHIRKRLLRMGIDPVTHTPRLDLLDLSSILSSSLCNPSILNVSNLLGTQTLMNPDILKLATAILSLKQENQVPFTKNLQENNLFNYLMQNQVQPVLQPNDQYQTPLQEGFSSEMTNQLMQANVEWCCSNVSTFGNSQENSIPTNLNEEFVCQPNYMYSSSNPTVPDIPESSNFQSPYNSNQNFSFESVVSTPISSPTPLNSPSTFINGGAEDEKESYCSSALFNFEIPDGLDMAEFM from the exons ATGGGAAGAACACCTTGTTGTGACAAAGATGGGCTCAAGAAAGGTCCTTGGACTCCAGAGGAAGATCTTAAGCTCATCAACTATATTCAGCTCCATGGACCTGGCAACTGGAGAACCCTTCCTAAGAATGCTG AGCTGCAACGATGTGGAAAGAGCTGTCGTTTGCGATGGACTAACTATCTGAGGCCTGATATCAAGAGGGgaagattttcttttgaagaagaagagaccATCATCCAATTGCACTGTATCTTAGGAAACAA GTGGTCTGCAATAGCCGCTCGCTTGCCTGGAAGAACTGATAATGAGATCAAGAATTACTGGAACACCCACATTAGAAAAAGGCTGCTACGAATGGGAATTGATCCTGTGACTCATACTCCTCGCCTTGATCTTCTTGACCTTTCCTCCATCCTAAGCTCATCTCTCTGCAACCCATCCATTCTCAATGTGTCAAACTTGTTAGGCACTCAAACTCTCATGAATCCAGATATCTTAAAGCTAGCCACCGCAATCCTGTCACTAAAACAGGAAAACCAAGTACCCTTTACAAAAAATCTCCAGGAAAACAACCTTTTCAACTACTTGATGCAAAACCAAGTCCAACCAGTACTACAACCCAACGATCAATATCAAACTCCACTACAAGAAGGGTTTTCATCGGAGATGACAAACCAGCTCATGCAAGCCAATGTAGAATGGTGTTGTTCGAACGTGTCAACTTTTGGGAATTCCCAAGAAAACTCAATACCTACAAACCTGAACGAAGAGTTCGTTTGCCAGCCAAACTATATGTATAGCAGCTCTAATCCAACGGTTCCTGATATACCAGAGAGTTCAAATTTCCAGTCACCATACAATAGCAATCAGAACTTCAGCTTTGAGTCTGTTGTATCGACACCAATATCAAGCCCTACTCCCTTAAATTCTCCATCCACATTCATCAACGGCGGCGCTGAAGATGAAAAGGAGAGCTACTGCAGCAGCGCCttgtttaattttgaaattcCAGATGGTTTGGACATGGCTGAATTCATGTAA